tgtagaaaatcttatacaacccacatatagaAATGACACGTGTCTcttgacatgtgagaaacacatgttgttttaataacatgtgattctcacatgcttttttaatagcattaataaaaaaacatgtgtttcttacatgcttaaaggacacatgccatttttatatgtgagttataggaaattttctacaacccacatatagaAATGATATGTGTCTCTTGGCATGTgagcttctcacatgcttttttaatagtattaataaaaaaacatgtgattctcacatgcttaaaggacacatgtcatttttatatgtgaattataaaaaaatttcttacgaatcaatttatagaaaatttctatcatagtaaaaatattaaaaatattgcATTTATTGAGCGGAGTGTTataacttatatatttttttttgacatgttcacacaagaggggggaggagagattcgaactagtgacatccgcttcatgaggtatggtccccagccgattgagttacTCCTTGGAGACTGTTAACCTCATTGGTGTGAGAGAGATGTTTGGTAAAAGCTTTGATATGGGGCCATTAGTACTTTCTATGTGGAAAGACATGAAAAGTGGGTCGAAAAACTCATGTTAATAAGGCTGATCATTCGTAAGCCCAATAGAATGTAACCCTCCTTAAAGATTGTATTATGCATGATTGTCCCCATGCAACTCAAACGGCTAGCTGGTTTGTAcaatataatgaaaaataattataagaaatttcttattAAATCCTCAAACCAACTTGAATGGGATGATTGATTCCACAGTGGGAAATCCTGAATTGAGAAATTATTTTGTGTCCGACAAAGTTTTTGCTTTTGTGCTCGTTGAAAAGGTTAGCATCTAGTGGAAAATTTGcaaatgattttaataaatttggaCAAACCCAACTTTGGATGACTTTCAACAGGTCTTTGTCTTGTTTTGGTACAACCAATATGTACGATATAGAAAACATTGGTCTCTTttctacccccccccccccccccccccccctctctctctctctctctctatatatatatatatatatattagagggGTTAtcaattatttgaattttggtggcaattttttttttttaatttaatctattaaattgatatatgttcTTAGATAATGTGGAagtcacatattttaaaaacacatatcatatactttgttaattttattaaaattacatgtgagaaatacatatttTAAGGACGAATATTGTAAAAAGAGTAATAAGTGACGGAGCCACATCGCCACCATGTTTTccctaatttattttaaaaatattattataattttttaaaattaaaatttacacctttttttttttttttttctttcaattttgacTCTCCAAATTCTAAATGCTAGCTTCGTCCCCTGAGAGTAATGATACCCCTTCACATTCATTTATTATATCCAAATTCTAAATGTTATATTCTTGAAAATAATCGAGAGaatgaaaattataaatataataatattcaattatgtTGTGAGTAGAGGTTTTTTGGGCCTTGTGATGAGCATTGAGAAGCCAAAATTTCAATAAGAATTTAAAGAGAGAATAATTTTACATTCCAAAAAGtgagaattaatttttaaataaaatattataattaatatatatatattttttttttaaaaaaatccacaTAATCTTGTCGTCTTATACTTTAAAATATATTGAACTGGCCTTGCACGTCAGCCGGTACACATGTCGGAATAATAAAGTGAGTGTAGGTGAATTTTTCACCTACGTAcccaatttcaaaagaaaaaattatccCTATTCTTTTATGCATCTTATTTGACTCTTGATTAAGATTTTCAACAGAAAAGATGCATGCACAAGCCAGTACATAAGTTCTGGAAATTTAATCCCAGGTGTAGCGTACATCTTTCTTGGTGCCGACAGCCGACTGCCGACTGCCGACACCTTTTTAGCCGAAGTTCTGACCGCCACGTTTTCAGTCTTTTTACAAGGTATTCCACACCATAcgtacaatttatttttttgtaaacgTGAAAACAATTTGGTGGACTTATATGGGCCGAAAAGCCCATATAACTGGCCTACCAATTTATGGATCCGAGCTCCCCCAAACTATTGGCACACATTATTCTCTTTTATTAATCACCTAACGAACCCCGAATTTCAAGAACTAAAATTctctctatttaattaaataatgaaggcataattatctttttacatttttataggATGTGAACAGACTATTATACCCTTACTTTTACCCTTACTTTTACACTAAAtagagaggatccaaattcaaatttcaGATAGAGAGCACGATGGGAAGTGGAAGTACGTAAACTATATAAGTTACTTTGAAGATCATCATCGTAGAGTAACCGGGGATAAATAGTTGAGTGCAAGTCATCAACCGAGACTTTTGGTATTTATCTAAGACTGTGTCCTATTTTTAAATACATACTAATTTAAAcatattccaaaagaaaaaaaaaaaaagagaaaaaaaaaagaaaaagaaaaaaagaagaagagaaagctCTAACACAATTGAATTCTTCAACTCTCGCACACAAATTGAGCAATGAATTAAAGAACTGGAATGCAACAGGAAGACCATCATCGCATATTTTACTAGTAACACTATTTGTTTAGTTGACTTTAATTACACTGAATACTAAAGTTATCATGATGACATGTTCCACTTTTGGTGGGAATTTGTATTGGAAATGTTCAAATGTTGAATCTTTTATGTCTGTGTGTGGatgaaaaatattgaattttttaaaatgatggaatctaaaataataaaaaaaaattctatccgATAAATTTagctttttaataattatatttagaatttattaaaaataattatatttagaatTTATAATATTTAGGTATTACAATATACAGTTACAGGAATGATGGTAATAGTGATAACAATGATTTCATTAGTGATTATATGTTATAAACTTATCATAGTGTGATAGCAATTGCAGGGACCACAGTAGTGAAACCACAGGCGATGAGGAAAGCAGCGATGGATGGCGACGAATGGTGGCAATGACGGTGATAATAATGGTGGGAATGATGATGGTAGGGACATTGATAGTGGTGGTGATAGCTAGTGAAGGCAACAATGGCAATAACCGTAGGGATTTGGATTCCTATCATTCGCTGCTCAAAGAAAAAGTGCATGGATAATAACATGAGGAGGCTGCTTGTTGGAACAAGAGGGTTATAATTATATTATCTGTTCATACGGTAgggttatattatatataaacatgttATGCTGTAAttctaaattattattgaatatagcAACATTCGTGCAGACGTAAGTACATTGCTGAATCACgtaaatttatgttttatttttctcttattctcttttttttttcgattctatattattcatcattgttgtGTACAATAACAACATTTGTGATATGGGTTTtctattcaaacaaaatttcCCTGTCCGAGAAAATTTTCTGTTTGGGTGGGCCTTTTGCATAGAAAGGAGAACTCCCTCCACGTCCCTTGTCTAATGTTGTAGAGAATTGCACAATGTCACATTTTCTATATAATTAGAATTTAGGATTTTGTGCttgaaaataccaaattaaaaaaaaaaaaaaaaattagataatttttaaaataactcTACTGTTAACCAAAATCAGGAAAATCAACATTGAAAAACAACATATATTAAAATCCCACTTTAAAATCCATTAATctgaacataatttttttttttaaataaatatttttgttttattttttttatcgtAATAAACACGTGTCGAGTTCCTATTGGGTGTGACATGGCTGaataacggaatctgttaacttggtggatgaaAAACATGTTCagagattgatttgtaattatagtttaacaTAAGGACactccataaactttttaaaccacagggagtgatttataatttaggccaaccctaaaaactaatggtgcaattatccttagAATCATCAATCACGGGCTTGAGTTAAAGATAGCCCGttcttagttaaaaaaaaaaaagaaaaaagaaaaaagaaaaaagaaaaaagaaaaaagaaaagttatggAGCTAATCCCATCTGCTCATGCCGAATTAGAAATGGTCCAGTCACATTGagccctcttctttctttttcttttcttttatttctttcttttattatttttttttaatgaccaTTGAGCCCTCTCTTATGCTGAcgtttcttaatttttattttatttatttttgacaatAAATATGATGGTTTTCTTTTATGGAACCTAACCAATCTGGGGCTTGAAGAATGGAGCCTAAAGTTTTGTCCGGATAATTTTTGGATGAGCTCCTAAAATCAATTGTATTGGTGCAGTTTTCGGTTTAATGACGTGGTGTCTCGGAATTCGCTCCCCCCAACCTACAAGACAAAAAGATTAAATACAAGAGCTTGTCGGGTGTGCCAACAGGGTCTCACTTCGATACCTAAGTCAGATTATTGTTGACAAAATACGAGGAATATGAGAGCACAGGAAAATTCAGATAGATCTTGATACTTAGGGTAGTAActtatttataggcatgtaGTTTTGATGTATTGAGAATATTCTCATTAGAATTCAACTAGAACTCTTACTCCAAATCGTATGGAGTTAGAGCTCGTCCAGCTAAGAATCCTGTTTGGCCAAGATTGCTTCATAAttgaattcaaataaatattttatctcGTTTCATGCGGGATAAGAGGTAATCTCGGAAGATTCGGGATTGAGACCTTCCAGCACTTTTTCAGGGATTATGGGTCATGGGTCAGATTTCCCGTAACTCCATGCTATAATACCGAAATAAAAATCCTTGTTTATTTCATCCCAACCACCTCGTGGTAGTCTTGAGAAATTCGGTTTCGAGACCATTTGAATATGAGCATTCCGTAcggatttttttttcatgttttcggGACAGTGATGTCCAGAGACTTATCGATTGTACTTATTCCTGGTCTTGGCACCCGAGGGATATTCGTATTCAGAAGTATTTGATTAAGTGTTATTCGTGAGATTCTCTAAGGAACGTTCAGGGTGTCCTTTATTCGAGGTCCCTCTCGACTAAATCCTAGGAGTTATGATTGACCGGATCTTCATGGGCCTCTGACGAAGCATTACTCCTTTTTGGGTTTGATGGACTGGATGTAGCCCACAGTCCAGTTGTGGGCTTGTATGGACTTTGGGAATAATAATTTTCCTAACAAATTCGAACCACAAAGGATTCTGAACATAATGTTGGAGATAATTTTAGTGCAATACAAACAAGGTGTTTATATTAATCCACTTATATGACATAAATGTGGAAAATGAAAACATGGATTCTACTAACTCACTCAAAGtcaattttcacaaaataaaatgataacgCGCTGTTGTTAAATCTAGGACAACATGAACACTCAAGCTTCTATGTCTATGAACCACATGATCAAAAGACAAAGcatttaaagaagaaaagaatcatGAGTACAATAGTACAGCCTTTACAAATAAATTGATCACTCATCAGAATTTGTCAATGCATTAACCATAATCTGCATTACTCTCACTCTCATTTGTAAAGAGAATATGTAATCAGCAGCCTCTCTGAAGAGTCCATCCAAGCTGCCCATGGACTCGCCGTTGGGAATAAGCCTCTTCAGGGTTCTCACCCTTCTCCCAACCGCGTTTGCCTGGTGCTTTCTTCTCTTCATCAAAGTCCTCGTAGGCCTCTTGCCGATCTTAAAATGCCCTCTCCTTTCCCTGGCGATCCTTTGCTTCTTGGCTTGGGCTTCCATTAGCTTGCTCCACAACGACCCATTTGCACTGCAACTTTGCTGGTCATTTCCTTGGAGCATACCCTTCATATCAAGGGAGACGAGGAGGGATTTTGCAGGGGAAACTCCCATATTCCAAAACTTAATTGCTCTCAGAGACTTTTAAGCAAACACCTTGCAAACTAGGGACAACGAGTAGGCTTTTATATGGTGGTTTGGGACATGGGTTGGTGGCCTGGCCGTTGAGGATAACACACAAATTATTTAAGGCAGCAAAGAAGTGGGGACAGAAGCACAATTTCATGGAAGGCCGCCAAGAAAATGGGATAAAATGAATACTAAGATGTTGCTTGTGTCTTGCGGCATGTTCTCCAACTCAATGCACATGCACCCACATGATTCTTCTTCACCACCCAACTCCTCTAAACCACCACCTTTCATCACACACACCCCATCTCATGGAAACACCCTGGATTATTCCTCACCCACTTTCTAAATTCAATGCATATATTATGTGAATTGGGGTCCTTCATTAATTTCCTCGTTCCAGCTCAATAAACATGGCGGCGGTCTGGATTTCTACACCTCCCAGGGTTCATGGTGCATGGTTAATTATAGGCCATGTTTCCAAACAGCAAGCCTAATGCGATAATGGGGGGTGCTCGATCACTCGGCAATATTTGTGATAATTAAGAAAAGTGGACAATTCAGATCTTAATGTTGGGATAAGATAGATTAATTATTATCGTCGATCTGACAATATTCATGAACCACATTTTTCTATCAAAATGATGAATGAATGTTTTCCAAAGACCTATCTATGAATCATGTTCTAACATGTCCAGTTCATCGTACGCCGACGGAACTTCAACTTAAGACAGTCTTACAAAGACAAAGATGCATGCATCTTTGTCACCGATCATATATACTTGAAGAAGGAGATCCGAGGCATGAGATTGTggaatcttttttcttttgtttttcatttcctGGGAAACAAAAGATGTACGTCCTTAATTATAGAGATTTTAGGCAcgttatct
Above is a genomic segment from Alnus glutinosa chromosome 12, dhAlnGlut1.1, whole genome shotgun sequence containing:
- the LOC133852249 gene encoding transcription factor UPBEAT1 — protein: MGVSPAKSLLVSLDMKGMLQGNDQQSCSANGSLWSKLMEAQAKKQRIARERRGHFKIGKRPTRTLMKRRKHQANAVGRRVRTLKRLIPNGESMGSLDGLFREAADYIFSLQMRVRVMQIMVNALTNSDE